GGATGCCCTCAGATACCCTCTCTGGATGGGGCATCATGCCCAACACGTTTTTGCTTTCATTTAGCACCCCTGCGATGCGCTGTACCGAGCCATTTACGTCCTCCACGTATTGAAATGCTATTAAATTTTTATCCTGAAGCATTTTTACAGTGTCATCATCTGCATAATAATTGCCTTCGCCGTGTGCAATGGGAATACTGAGCACCTGACCTGATTGGAGTTTACTCGTAAAAGGGGAGTCGGCATTTACCACTTTCACCTGAACGGTATCACAGATGAATTTAAGGTTTTTGTTGCGCCTCAACACTCCCGGCAACAAACCCGCTTCAGTAAGGATTTGGAAGCCATTGCATATCCCTAATACAGGAACTCCTTTTCTCGCTGCGGCTATAACGCTGTCCATAACAGGGGAAAATCTTGCAATAGCCCCTGCCCTCAGATAATCTCCATAGGAGAATCCACCGGGAAGCACGATAAGATCCAAATCATCTATGTCGGTCTCTTTGTGCCAAACATACCTGGTATCGACAGATAATACGTCTTTTAACACGTGGTAACAATCTATATCGCAGTTGGACCCTGGAAAAACCACCACACCCGCTCTCATGATCACACCTCCGCTATCTCAAAGGTGTAATCCTCAATGACCGGATTTGAAAGCAGCTTATCGCACATCTCCTTAACTTTTTTGCAAGCCACCTGTGCATCGCTTTCTTTGATCACAACCTCAATGTATTTGCCTACCCTCACATCCTCTACGGTAGTAAAACCCAGCGTCTGGAGGGAACCTTTTATAGCCTGCCCCTGAGGGTCAGATATACCTTTTTTCAACGTCACTTTTATCTTCGCTATCATTTTCTCCCTCCTCACTCACCGGTTACCCTTTTTAAGACCTCATAATACGCTTCTTCCACGCCTCCCATGTCCCTTCTGAACCTGTCTTTATCCAGTTTTTCCATGGTATTCGCATCCCAGAACCTGCACGTATCAGGCGAGATTTCATCAGCCAGGACAACTTTATCCTTATATTTTCCAAACTCCAGCTTAAAGTCCGCTAAAATAATGCCCTTTTTTATCAGATACTCCGAAAGCACATTGTTGATTTTAAGCGAATACTCCTTAACAACCCTTATTTCCTCTTCTGTAGCCAATCCCATAGCTCTTATGTGATCTTCGTTTATAAAGGGGTCCCCCAATTCGTCATTTTTGTAGCAGAATTCCACAACGGTACAGGCCAGCTTAGTCCCCTCTTTTATGCCCAATCTCTTAGAAAGGCTACCTGCCGCATAGTTTCTTATCAGCACTTCAATAGGAAGGATTTTTACGGCTTTGACGAGCATTTCCCTTTCAGATAGCAGTTTTTCAAAATGGGTAGGAATACCGTTGTCCTCAAGAATCTTAAAGAAAAACGCCGACATGTTATTGTTTACTATCCCTTTGTTAATTATGGTACCTTTTTTCTGCCCATTAAAGGCCGTAGCGTCGTCTTTGTAATCCACAACATAAAGATCGGGGTTATCAGTCCTATACACCTTTTTCGCCTTTCCCTCATACAGCATATCCAGCTTTTTCATTTAAAACACCTCTTTCTTAATTTCCTCATCCTTTTTTGCCACATCCTGTGCCATCTTGTCCCTGTAAGCCACAACCTTTTTAGATAATTCAGGATACTTTAAGGCCAATATCTGCACAGCTAAAAGCGCCGCATTTTCAGCACCGTCAATAGCCACTGTGGCTACAGGCACCCCTTTGGGCATCTCGACCATAGAAAGCAGTGAATCAAGGCCGTCTAAAGTTGAGGATTTTACAGGAACGCCTATCACAGGCAATGTGGTCATAGCAGCCAGAACACCGGCCAGATGAGCTGCTTTACCCGCTGCAGCGATTATTACCTCATAGCCCTTACCTACAGCGTTTTTAGCAAAATCACTAGCTATATCCGGAGTCCTATGGGCTGATATTATCCTCACGTCAAACTCAACCCCAAATTCTTTTAAGGTGTTTATGCATTTTTTCATCAAAGGCAAATCCGAATCGCTTCCCATGACAACAGCTACCTTAGGCATAAAAAACCCTCCTCATTTAACATTGAAGTCCGATATTTCTATCGGACTTCGTTTATACATTTACAATTATGCTTTTAAAAATGCATACCTCAAAACAAACAGGATGGCGAAGATGTACATCATAGGATGCACTTCTTTAGCTTTTCCCGTAACTATTTTGACAAGAGTATAGAATATAAATCCAGCGGCAATTCCATTGGTTATATTATAAGTAAAAGGCATAAGTACCGCAGTGGCAAAAGCCGGCAGCGCTTCAGAGAAATCCTCGAAATTGATGTTGGTTATAGCACCTAGCATCAAAACGCCCACAATTATTAAAGCAGGAGCAGTGGCTTGAGAAGGTACAATACCCACGATAGGTGCGAAAAACAGTGCTAAAACAAACATCGCAGACGTAATTACAGAAGTTAAACCAGTTCGACCTCCAGCGCTTATACCCGCTGTGCTCTCCACGTAGGTAGTCACATTGCTTGTACCCAGGAGAGCCCCTATAGATGTAGCTATAGCGTCAGCAAACAACGCCCTGTCCATTTTAGTTGGAAATCTACTTCCCTTTTTAATCTCCCCATTGGCATCGTCAAACACATTGGTCCTTCGAGCTGTGCCTATAAACGTGCCGATGGTATCAAAGGTATCAGCCAAGCTAAATGCTACTATTATAGTTATGACACCTAAAAAGCCTACTTCAGGCCTCAGCAGATGGCTGAAATCCAACTGGAGAAAAGTAGGCGCAAGGCTAGGAGGCAAAGAGACCACGGCCTCGGGAATCTTTGAAATGCCCATAGGTATACCTATGACAGTAGTTATCAATATACCCAGAAGAATGGCGCCTCGCACCCTCAAAACCATAAGCAGCGCAGTGATGATAAGACCTATAAGGGTTAAAAGGGTAGTAGGCTTAGAAAAATCACCTAGTTGCACAAGTGTATCCGGGTTCTTTACCACAAGGCCACCTTCCACAAAGCCTATCAGTGATATGAAAAGCCCGATACCTGCTCCTATAGCGTTTTTTAAGGAGTCAGGAATAGCTTTCACGATCATAATGCGCAACTTGGTCACGGTTATTACTATATTGATTATTCCGCACAAAAATACCATGGCCAGCGCAGACTGCCAGGAGTATTTAAGCTGTCCTACTACATAATAAGTAAAAAACGCATTCATGCCCATGCCTGCCGCCAGCGCGAAAGGCACATTGGCAAATAGGCCCATTATCATAGTGGCCACAATAGCCGATAAAATAGTGGCTACAAAAACAGCCCCTTTGTCCATACCTGTAGTGCCCAAAATGTTAGGGTTTACAAAGATGATGTAAGCCATGGTGATAAACGTGGTTATACCTGCTATGACCTCAGTTCTCACCGTTGTCCCATGCTCTTTAAGCTTAAAATACCTGTCCAGAAAACCTCGACTTTCCACTTCAATCCTCCCCTGATACTTATTTTTAAACCTGAAAATAAAAACACCGGACGGATAGATTTCGCGAGTGAAACCTATCCGTCCGGGCTTTTCTCCCACACCGGTGTGGTATTGGCATACCTGTACCGCTTGGACCAAACACCCCATCGTTACCCCCAATGGGGCTGGAACCCTAGGTACACTTTCACTCATAGTCAGGTAGTTTACGGCAACCTGGTAGAGACTCTCGAGCCATATTCCCGAGATTATATGAGCTAATGTTCGTATTCTGTTGTCTCGCAAGATTATAATAGCAAAAAGTTGTGACAAAGTCAATACGTTTTTTATCAAAATCTCCAATCTTACCGGATTAATGTTCGTATTTTACTCCCATTCAATGGTAGCTGGTGGTTTGGAGGTTATATCGTACACCACCCTGTTTACTCCTTTTACTTCATTGACAATACGCCTTGATATAGAGTCCAACAGTTCCCACGGTAACCTCGCCCAATCGGCTGTCATGCCATCTGACGATGTCACAGCCCTCAGCACCACCGTATAGGCATATGTCCTCTCATCGCCCATAACCCCTACTGTTTTGATATCAGGCAATACGGCAAAAGCCTGCCACACCTTGTTGTAATAGCCGGATTCCTTGAGCTCCCTTATAAAGACGTAATCCACCTGCCTGAGAAGATCCAGTTTTTCTTCAGTAACCTCACCCAGCACCCTCACAGCAAGCCCGGGCCCCGGAAAAGGATGCCTGTACAAAATCTCCTCAGGTATCCCCAGCTCTTTGCCCACAAGGCGCACCTCATCCTTGAACAGGCTCTTTAAAGGCTCTAAAAGCTTAAATTTCATATCCTGTGGCAATCCACCTACGTTGTGGTGGCTCTTTATGGTAGAGGCCACTTTATTGCCACTCTCAATGACATCGGGATAAAGGGTGCCCTGAACCAGGTATTCTGCGCCCTTGAGCTTACTGGCTTCCTCTTCAAATACCCTTATAAACTCATGGCCTATGATCTTCCTCTTCTGCTCAGGGTCCACCACTCCTTTTAACTTAGAGAGGAATCGCTTCCTGGCGTCAATCCTTATGAGGTTTATATCAAATTTATCCCTAAATACCCTCTCCACAGCATCCCCTTCGTTTAGCCTCAAAAGGCCGTTATCCACGAAAATACACACGAGCTGATCGCCTATAGCCCTGTGTACTAAAACTGCCGCCACCGTTGAATCCACACCGCCGCTTATAGCGCAGATGGCTTTTTTGTCCCCTACGGTCTTTCTTATGCTCTTTACGGTCTGCTCTACGAAAGAGTCCATGGTCCAGTCTGCGCTCATGTCGCATATCTCAAAGAGAAAATTCCTTATCATCTCTTTTCCCAAGGGCGTATGCTCTACCTCAGGATGAAATTGCACGGCGTACAGCTTGCGCTTTACATCAGCCATGGCAGCTACCGGCGTATTGGGAGTGGAGGCAATGACCTTGAAATCCTCAGGCAATTGATCTATCAAGTCCACGTGGCTCATCCAGCAGACCGTCTCGCGTTCTATGCCCTTAAACAGAGGTGTGTTGTTGTTGACCAGCAAATCGGTTTTGCCGTATTCCGCCACCTCAGCTCTCTGCACCTCTCCGCCCAAAGACAGTGCCATAAGCTGTGCTCCGTAGCATATCCCCAGCACAGGTATACCTAGTTTAAATATTTCTGGATCGCACTTAGGCGCATCTTCAACGTATACGCTAGCAGGCCCCCCTGACAGCACAATTCCCAAGGGCTTATATTCCTTTACTTTATCTACGGATATGTCATAGGGAACTATCTCGCAATACACATTGGCCTCGCGGATCCTCCTGGCTATCAGCTGGGTATACTGCCCTCCAAAATCCAGGATTAAAACAATCTCTCTCATCTTTTCACCTCATGTCACGCTGTAGTTAGGAGCTTCCTTAGTGATTATTATATCATGGGGATGGCTTTCTCTTAAACCCGCAGAGGTGATCTTTACAAACCGGGCATTCCTCTTAAGCTCTTCCAGGTTCTTTGCACCGCAATATCCCATACCTGCCCGCAACCCCCCTATCAGCTGGAATATGGTATCGCTTAGAGGCCCTTTGAAAGGCACTCTTCCCTCAACGCCCTCAGGCACCAGCTTCTTGGCATCCTCCTGAAAATACCTATCTTTGCTGCCTGAAGACATCGCTCCCAGTGAACCCATACCCCTATAGACCTTAAAGCTCCTTCCCTGGTAAATCTCTATCTCCCCGGGGCTCTCTTCCGTTCCCGCAAAGAGGCTTCCTATCATCACTGCACTGGCACCAGCCGCCAGCGCCTTTACTATATCGCCAGAGTACTTGATGCCTCCGTCAGCTATCACAGGAATACCGTACTTATCAGCGGCCTCAGCGCAGTCCATTATCGCCGTAAGCTGCGGCACTCCCACGCCTGCCACCACCCTGGTAGTGCATATAGAGCCAGGGCCTATGCCCACCTTTACGCAATCGGCACCGGCCTTAATCAAGTCTTCCACAGCTTCCCTGGTGGCCACGTTGCCCGCTATCAATTGAAGGTCAGGGTACCTTTCCTTTATCCTTTCTACGGCCTCAATGACACCTCTGGAGTGACCGTGGGCTGTATCCACTACCACCACGTCAACTCCCGCTTCCACCAGTGCCGCAACCCTTTCCATCATGTCTTTTGTTATACCTACAGCAGCCCCTGCCAGTAACCTGCCTCTTAAGTCCTTAGCCGCATTGGGATATTTTATGCTCTTTTCTATATCCTTTATAGTTATAAGCCCTTTTAAATTAAAATCCTCGTCCACCAGCGGCAGTTTTTCAATTTTATGTTTTTTAAGAATCTTCTGTGCCTCCTCCAGGGTAGTTCCCACAGGAGCTGTCACCAGGCCCTCTTTTGTCATGACATCGCTTATCTTTTTGCTCAAATCGTCTTCAAATCGTATGTCCCTGTTGGTAATTATCCCGACAAGTTTTCCGTTGACAGTGATAGGCACGCCAGAAATGTGATACCGTTCCATGAGTTGCAGTGCATCGTTTATGGTGTGATCAGGTGAGAGGTAAAAAGGATCTACTATTACTCCGTGTTCAGATCTCTTTACTTTATCTACTTCTGATGCCTGTTTCTCAATAGACATATTTTTATGGATAATGCCTATTCCGCCTTCCCTGGCAATAGCAATAGCTAGTCTGGCTTCTGTAACTGTATCCATACTGGCACTCATCAGGGGGATATTGAGCTTTATCCGGTTAGTCAACCTGGTAGATACATCTACGTCTTTAGGTAACACTTCTGATTTCGCTGGTACTAATAGTACGTCATCAAAGGTTAGCGCTTCTTTTATCACCTCTGCCAACAACTTCATCTCCTTTCATATAATTTTATCATACGGGCTTTAAATCTCTGACTGCCGCGTGTTTTGTATTACTATAGCAGATATAAAAAAGCGTGTCAAGAGAAGCAATCCACGGGCACCATGTCCGTGACTTTCTTTCTCATGACACGCATACTGCACCATATCAGGTATTACTTAAAAGGATTTTCCCCCTTGTACAGCATTGTCTCCGGCTGATTGAAAGATACATCTTCAACGCCCAACATCTTCATCGCTGCGAACAGCACTTTTCCTGCATGCTTAAAAGCAACTCCTGCGTGATGAGGATACCTTTTTGCTATAAGCACATGCCTGTAAAACCTGGCCATCTGATTAACCGCAAATACGCCAATACCCCCAAAAGAAGCGGGATCCACATCGATTACTTCGCCCTCTGCCACATAACTCATCAAAACACAATCCGCTGTGCTCTGCAACCTAAAAAGCGTAATATCTCCTGGCCTTATAGCTCCCTCCAGGGTTCCCCTTGTTATATCAGGTTCCTTATCAGGCTCTAACAACCTGTGCATTATAAGCTGGTATTTCATCGCAGCATATTTCATATGACATACGGGAGTATTGCCGCAGTGAAATCCCATAAAAAGATCACTTAAGGCATACCCTTTAAACTTTTCCCTGTTTTTCTCGTACATATCTTTGGGCACTGTATTGTTAATATCTAAAAGCGTAGCAGGCATACCGGTGGCACACGTAATAAT
The genomic region above belongs to Caldanaerobius polysaccharolyticus DSM 13641 and contains:
- the purQ gene encoding phosphoribosylformylglycinamidine synthase subunit PurQ, yielding MRAGVVVFPGSNCDIDCYHVLKDVLSVDTRYVWHKETDIDDLDLIVLPGGFSYGDYLRAGAIARFSPVMDSVIAAARKGVPVLGICNGFQILTEAGLLPGVLRRNKNLKFICDTVQVKVVNADSPFTSKLQSGQVLSIPIAHGEGNYYADDDTVKMLQDKNLIAFQYVEDVNGSVQRIAGVLNESKNVLGMMPHPERVSEGILGGEDGRAIFESIVEYLL
- the purS gene encoding phosphoribosylformylglycinamidine synthase subunit PurS, whose translation is MIAKIKVTLKKGISDPQGQAIKGSLQTLGFTTVEDVRVGKYIEVVIKESDAQVACKKVKEMCDKLLSNPVIEDYTFEIAEV
- the purC gene encoding phosphoribosylaminoimidazolesuccinocarboxamide synthase, with translation MKKLDMLYEGKAKKVYRTDNPDLYVVDYKDDATAFNGQKKGTIINKGIVNNNMSAFFFKILEDNGIPTHFEKLLSEREMLVKAVKILPIEVLIRNYAAGSLSKRLGIKEGTKLACTVVEFCYKNDELGDPFINEDHIRAMGLATEEEIRVVKEYSLKINNVLSEYLIKKGIILADFKLEFGKYKDKVVLADEISPDTCRFWDANTMEKLDKDRFRRDMGGVEEAYYEVLKRVTGE
- the purE gene encoding 5-(carboxyamino)imidazole ribonucleotide mutase, with the protein product MPKVAVVMGSDSDLPLMKKCINTLKEFGVEFDVRIISAHRTPDIASDFAKNAVGKGYEVIIAAAGKAAHLAGVLAAMTTLPVIGVPVKSSTLDGLDSLLSMVEMPKGVPVATVAIDGAENAALLAVQILALKYPELSKKVVAYRDKMAQDVAKKDEEIKKEVF
- a CDS encoding NCS2 family permease, with the translated sequence MGCLVQAVQVCQYHTGVGEKPGRIGFTREIYPSGVFIFRFKNKYQGRIEVESRGFLDRYFKLKEHGTTVRTEVIAGITTFITMAYIIFVNPNILGTTGMDKGAVFVATILSAIVATMIMGLFANVPFALAAGMGMNAFFTYYVVGQLKYSWQSALAMVFLCGIINIVITVTKLRIMIVKAIPDSLKNAIGAGIGLFISLIGFVEGGLVVKNPDTLVQLGDFSKPTTLLTLIGLIITALLMVLRVRGAILLGILITTVIGIPMGISKIPEAVVSLPPSLAPTFLQLDFSHLLRPEVGFLGVITIIVAFSLADTFDTIGTFIGTARRTNVFDDANGEIKKGSRFPTKMDRALFADAIATSIGALLGTSNVTTYVESTAGISAGGRTGLTSVITSAMFVLALFFAPIVGIVPSQATAPALIIVGVLMLGAITNINFEDFSEALPAFATAVLMPFTYNITNGIAAGFIFYTLVKIVTGKAKEVHPMMYIFAILFVLRYAFLKA
- the guaA gene encoding glutamine-hydrolyzing GMP synthase; the encoded protein is MREIVLILDFGGQYTQLIARRIREANVYCEIVPYDISVDKVKEYKPLGIVLSGGPASVYVEDAPKCDPEIFKLGIPVLGICYGAQLMALSLGGEVQRAEVAEYGKTDLLVNNNTPLFKGIERETVCWMSHVDLIDQLPEDFKVIASTPNTPVAAMADVKRKLYAVQFHPEVEHTPLGKEMIRNFLFEICDMSADWTMDSFVEQTVKSIRKTVGDKKAICAISGGVDSTVAAVLVHRAIGDQLVCIFVDNGLLRLNEGDAVERVFRDKFDINLIRIDARKRFLSKLKGVVDPEQKRKIIGHEFIRVFEEEASKLKGAEYLVQGTLYPDVIESGNKVASTIKSHHNVGGLPQDMKFKLLEPLKSLFKDEVRLVGKELGIPEEILYRHPFPGPGLAVRVLGEVTEEKLDLLRQVDYVFIRELKESGYYNKVWQAFAVLPDIKTVGVMGDERTYAYTVVLRAVTSSDGMTADWARLPWELLDSISRRIVNEVKGVNRVVYDITSKPPATIEWE
- the guaB gene encoding IMP dehydrogenase; translation: MAEVIKEALTFDDVLLVPAKSEVLPKDVDVSTRLTNRIKLNIPLMSASMDTVTEARLAIAIAREGGIGIIHKNMSIEKQASEVDKVKRSEHGVIVDPFYLSPDHTINDALQLMERYHISGVPITVNGKLVGIITNRDIRFEDDLSKKISDVMTKEGLVTAPVGTTLEEAQKILKKHKIEKLPLVDEDFNLKGLITIKDIEKSIKYPNAAKDLRGRLLAGAAVGITKDMMERVAALVEAGVDVVVVDTAHGHSRGVIEAVERIKERYPDLQLIAGNVATREAVEDLIKAGADCVKVGIGPGSICTTRVVAGVGVPQLTAIMDCAEAADKYGIPVIADGGIKYSGDIVKALAAGASAVMIGSLFAGTEESPGEIEIYQGRSFKVYRGMGSLGAMSSGSKDRYFQEDAKKLVPEGVEGRVPFKGPLSDTIFQLIGGLRAGMGYCGAKNLEELKRNARFVKITSAGLRESHPHDIIITKEAPNYSVT